The Oreochromis aureus strain Israel breed Guangdong linkage group 7, ZZ_aureus, whole genome shotgun sequence region GGTCGGTGTCTGTTGTCATCGTGTTCAGCTTGTCTCCTCAGGTTGTCTTGTGTATTagaatcagctgtgctcccacctgtatgtcattacctggtctccttgtttgtgtgtgtgtatatatatagtgGGTGTCAGTCTGTGCCTGTTGTCGGCTCGTCTGCATTTGTCTGTGTAGTCTGCGTTTCTCTGTGTCATCTGCGTCATCCGTGTatctctgcgtctctctgcatTCTCCAGTTCATATGACTTCAGGTTTGCTCTTTAGTTTATCCCAGTTTAGGTCTTCTTCAGTTATTTGTCATCCCTCACTGCCTGTTTGCCACCCTGCcactctgtaaataaacgcTCACTCATATCATCAGTCGCTtgcttgcattttgggtcctcattcatccacaacacgactgctgccccagccgtgacagaaACAAGCCAACAAAAAATTCTTATGGttcaaacaaaagcaaatcatatttaaatctaaacagaaacaaaatgacTAATATGTCAGAATAAACACCATTTAGCCACAAGATTAAAACTGCTGCCATGTTATGTATAGCATACTGACCAACACGTTCCATTGGAATGTTCTGCAGTGATACCTTGGGTCCTGGCTTAGTATGGATTCTACTTTTCATCTAAATATGGTTTCAGACCACACACCTAATGGAAGCGGGAACCCAATATACCACAGAAACTGCTCGGGAATTTCCCagtaaatacacacaaaaatataaagtaaataaTGCCAAAAACCACGGAAGACCATTTGAAGCTACATGTACATGACTGAAAAAATCAAAACTGTTTCAGCTGTCAGTGTACAGTGtgaggaaacaaacaaacagaaggaATCCTCTTTAAATCATCTATTTACATAAAAATCATTGTGAATGCTTAGTTAGATTTTAACATTAATCTAATTGAAATTTATGAAAAAATTGGTAATACTGAAAAACAATTCCACTTACAAAGAGTAGATTAAAAGTGTGTAACCCTGTAAGTTAATTACGTCAACAAAAGCTTATTAGAGTCAGAAGTTACAACAACCAATTCATATGGTCCCTCTCTTCTAACATATTgactgtgtttattttaaatacatattgGAGCAATTTAAAGAGTCCTCCCATTGATGGACTGTAACTACAACTGGAAACTTTGTTCTGCTCTGTTGCCTCTGTAAGCTCAGCGTAGCAACGCAAACCACTTCTCAACCATGAACTACTACAGCTGTCATACAGTAGTTCAAGGTCTACTGTGTGACAGCTATAGTCAAACATGGTGACATTGCCTTAGGAAACACGTGGTGTAAAGGATGAGTATAGATTGTTAACAGTGACTACATTTTCAAAATTGTCCAGTAGTAACCATGTTAACCACTGAGCCCAGTTTATTAGTGTAGAAATGATCTACCTTTACCAGCTATATCTCAAAAGACTTAACACAGCAGATTAACACCTTTCAACACTAAAGCAAAGTTATGATAAACTGACCTCCAACAAAGACAATCCATCTTTTACCCTGCTCAGGGATAACCCAATGTAGATGGTGTGCAATGAAAATAACAGGCCCCTTTACCCAGATACATCATAGATGGTAAAAATCTGCTACCACTGACTCTTTTCAGGGAAGAATAGTCTTACTAAATGTAGTGCATTGTACTGAACCACAGCTACCTGAATACACTTTCTGAGAATGCTGCTGCCAAAAGACATTTAATCGGTTACTAAATCGAAGGGTTTACTTGCATCTTTAAGTGGTAGTGGGTATAGGGAAAATATGAGCATtttggtgaaaaaaataaaataaaaatgcatacataaacttatttaaaaataacaataaagtgaaaatCTTACTGGCTGAATGCAGTCTTtaaagagaggaggagaggggaaaGCAGCAAAGATCAACACTCCAACATACAGGTAGGTTAGCCCCACTAAAAGATAAGCCACAGACAGGTCGCGCACCTGAAAACATACCAAATTTACCTTAGATCCATCAGAATTAAAACTTCTGAGACTGAATTATGTCATCTAAATTTACTCAGCAAAAACCAGATTTGAAGAGTACTAATATTTGGAGGAACATGAATAAATACCACTCACATTGTTCTCTTGGTCCTTGTTGTTCTTCATTAATGTGATGATGCAGTTGTGAATGAAGAAGGCGAGAGTGAGAACACCAGTGAGCTGAGGGAAGAGCAATCTGAACTCTGAAAGATCATAATTAAAAAATAGATACATTTGCTAATGTAAAGAAACTGagaacacacacgcacgcatgcaTCAGGCATAACATGACCAtctgcctaatattgtgttgaTCTGCCTTATGCTTTCAAAACAGCCCTCACCCATCAAGGCATGGACTTCACAAGACCCCTGAAAGTGTGCTGTGTTATTTAgcaccaagatgttagcaacagatTCTTCAACTGCTGCAAATTACATgccaagtcaacacctcaaacttCTTGTTGTACTCCTCAAACATTCCTGaaacatttttgctttgtgcCAACACACATTGTCCTGCTGAAAGCACCACAGCAGGGAATATAGTTTTATGAAAGGGTACGCATGGTCTACAATGCTTAGGTAGGTGGTATGTATtaaagtaacatccacatggatggcAGGACCCAAGGTTTTCCAGCAGAACATTAGCCAaaccatcacactgcctctgctGGTTTACCTCCTGCCCATAGTTCATCCTGGCGGCAGGTGTTCCTGAGGTAAGCAACGCACATGTACCCGGACATCCacgtaaaagaaaacatgattccTCAGATCGGGGCACCTCCTACCAGTGCTCCATGTCCTAGTTCTGAATCTCACATGCCCATTCTTGGCACTTTTGGCAGTGGACAGGTGTCAGCATGTGCACTCTGACTGATCTGAGGATATGCAGAAAACTGCAATGTACTGCGTATTCTAACACCTTTTTTACCAGAACTAGCATTATGTTATTGAGCAATTAGAGCAACAGTAGCTCAACTGTTGGATTAAACAACACGGGCCAGCCTTCCCTCCCCACATGCACTAGTGAACCTTAGCTGCCCCTGATCCTGTCACCGGTTCACCACTGGGCCACTTCTGATAAATACTGATCACTGCAGACCAACAACACCTCCACAAAAGAtgcagttttggagatgctctgaccAAGTCATGCAGCCATCACAATTTGGCCCTAATCAATCCTTGTTGATTAGGGCCAAAAATCCTTACACTTTCCCTTTTTTCCCTGCTTCTTACATATCAGCTTTGAAGaaaaaatgttcacttgctctGTCAGTGGTCATAATATGCCTTATTACATGGATCCATAGGTGTACAGCCAATGGACCTCCATTTTGCACCTTAATAATATAACATTTTGATTTTCAGCTGGTGTCATGACTTTTTGCACATCCCTTTCTTCATGTGCTGTGTTATTTCCCATTATTACACAATTTATGGACATCTTTGGTGTCATTTCTTTCGGTTGTTACCAATATCTACACATACATCTACATTCCTGttaaaagacacacaaagaagCATTAACACCAGTTTTACCTGGAACATAGAATTCCGTTTTGTCAAACCagtggaattccaggtgaaagccAAGGCGGACAGCTTTGACAGTGACCAATACAATCAGGTAGACCACTGATATGGTGCCTGTACAAGATGGATGAATGACATCAATACATTAATGGATGAATGGCTGATGCAACACAGAAAGAAGATTAATCAAGCCCCACAATTAACAATTAATTGACTTATCTCTACTCCACATCAGAGTATGTTTATTTAAGTAAGTACAAATGTTAAATAAAGGAAAACCATGATCAGTATTGCGCTTCACCACTCATTCATCTTTAAGCAAATGTGAAATTCTTAATGAGAAGACACCAGTCTTAACTCCATGTCTACAAAGAAAAGGATCTAGCCAAGTTTTTGAGCTTTCAGTCAAAATGATGTGACAAAAAGAATACGCTTCTATGCTGGCCCCTTTTTAATCAAATGCCAACAGTGTGTTGTGAAGAAAGTCCGGTACACACTATATACGAAGCTCAAGATTTCTGACTAATCTAAAACAATGCGACTGCTCTTGGTAAATAGACCAGTTCTTgtgtagcgcttttctactctacctgagcacttaaagtgctttatactaCAATATGCCTCCCCCATTCATTCAAGTTTTTTTCTAACCTTCGgtactttctatctaacattcacacacatcctCAGATTTCGATGGCTGCATTGAAGAACAAGCTGGGATTATCTTGCTCAAGGAtattttggcatgcagactggagcagccagagaTTGAAAGATAAATGAGTGGACAAtgctgaaaaaaaactgaaagcgttttttttccccatctggATAATCCTGATACATTCCCACCCAGggtggggtggctgtggctccagTCAACCTCTTGATGTCTTACCCAGGAAagtgaatcttgcaaagaaggAAGCTGAGCGTAAGCAGAGCAGTGGAAGGAGCAGAATGATGAGATAGAAGGGGACAGTGTTGGTTTTACTCCAGTAGCGTTCAAAAGGGTTCACATCAGACATATTTCCATTGTCACTGAGGTAAAGGGTGCTGATGGTGTTGTTCCCTCCAGGGTTAGTATTTGGGTAAGGGCAGATGACTGgtgaacaaatgaacaaaatatcaTCAAACACTGTTAATTAACTGGGTAATACAAAATTATAAAATGCACCAGATCAAAGGCATAaagtacatttttgttttcagtcacaAGCTTTTCCAGTCTCCTTTTGCTTTTTGCCTAACCGCTGCCTGTTTGGTGGTCTTTGTGAGGAGGTTCACTAATATTATTTCATTCACAAACATTTTGCCCCTAGATTTAACCATCAGAAATTCCCGAACTTTTATTCTAAATCTAATTCTAACtttaataaaaatctgaaaaaagacTGGAAATACGGGCCAAAAAGCTTTAACTTTTACAATATTTAGTACGCAGGTGGTCTCTGTCCTTTTTTCAAAGCAGTAACTTTGTGATTCCCTGGATGTGATTTATTTACTTGGAATTTATAACCTTTTTTGAAAGGTATATGATAAAGCTGAAACTTTGCATACAGCAAGTGACTTACCTTTTTCTGAGCCATTGGTTTCCAACTCTGAATCTGACACATTGATATTGTGAACATGGTCTATGGACAAAGAAGAGGAAGCCATCGGTTAAGAGAAACAAGCCTTCTTGCAAATTTTGAGATAAAGCCTAGAATGAATTTACATCTTTCTTCACAATGTCTTTGTGTTATGCAAATGTCTTCTGTGCAAATTTCAGAGATCTTCTCGGTGTGTCTTGCCTTGAGTTGtaatttctgtgtatttaaacacaGAAACTTGAAAAATAATGTAACAATATCTTTTAGGTCATCCAATGGCTTAACCTCAGCTAAACGAGTTATTACAAACATCAGGCACACTATGTGTAATATTACCACAGTtaattaacctcctaggacctggcgtccacatatgtggacatcacattttgggttatttagaccaaaatactgaaTTTTGCTTTACAAGGGCCTGATACTCACTTACggggacattatactgctactgttctatcaaaattttaaatgaatatcctcatatgtggctcttatttttcttaaaaacaaaaataaggtaaaaaaaaaaaaaaaaaaaaaaaaaatctggtaattctttgtttttacattcatcaggcccCAATGTgatcaaatatcaaagagaaattaaaattgcatgctgtggaagagttcgggtcttaggaggttaaagcttGTAGAGCTGTGAATTTCGTTTTTGCTTAAAATGTTTCTGAAGTCACTGTGCTGCACATATAGTAACATAAACAAGTAAGCATTAACATGTGGAGCAATAGTATAGAATGACATAATTCCACTCTTTTGCAGATAAAACCATTGTTTcttactgtaaataaactgtccAGTGTTGAAGAGGAAGTTGGACATGAGTACCCAGTAGACTACCATAGCTCCAACAAGTGACACCATAGAGAACATCAAGCTGGACCACTGACCAACTTTTCCGAAATAGTACTGACAAACATCAGGGAATTCCCAGTCTGATGTGTCCACACAGGCTAGGAGAGCACAAAGAATAATTACAGAGGTAAATGATTGGTTACCAAATATGAAGTTAAAAATATATCACAAAAACTTCTCCATAGTACACAGTGGTGACAAACATGAACTTTATGAGCTAACATTCTTTTGCAAAGTCTTTTAGTAAATGCAGCagcataaaatatttttttgattCAGGAATAATGTTCGATAAGTTCAGTGTTAAGCTTCACCATTTTATTTAGGCTGAATTAATTTGCTCTGTACCTTCAGTCTTAACAATAACTTCTTGTAACTGTGGCAAAAATATAGCGGTTCAACCGTGATCTAAAAGCAAGTGTTTAGATGTATTAACAActatgaggggccgtacaagccaaaattcattctttcactctcacacacatacattcttctttcacatacatatattttcactctcttaTACATATATTCTTCTGTCAGACACACGTATTGTCACTCTCACATATTttctttcacatacatatattttcactctcacatacatatattcttCTGTCAGACACACGTAttgtcactctcacatacatatactttcactctcatatagttttattttaatttttatatttagatatttttattctcatgtttacacatatttaacacacacattgcaatattgtgctctcttatacatgtattttaatgtacatatttacaaattttcactctaacatacatgcattttcatttatgcattcctacattttgctctcatttacatgcattcagtatgcatttaatctcacaaataatatatgtatgtaagaagagaatgcatacatgtcagaagaaaatatatgtatgcaagagaatcatgtatgtgaatgaaagagtatagtggaaacggaaggagtttaatggaaacggaaggctgggtgtctgtaccgctgtgattggctgagaagcacgcgcgggtcactttcaagtgtctgacagcatggagtggggagaagaaactcgagttcttcagcaagctatcggggtgttaagaaatattttatcatctcctgaaacggtcACATCGTTGTCCTCGTCACTTGATCGAGATGGGACGGGCTCAACTTTTTTATTTACGTGctctcagaatagtggcacaaaaataacgccatagtgacccagaaagagtatttcaaactccgccactctgtgctcctctgccactgcctcgtttgagttttggacgaaatggattctggaTATGTTATTGAAATGACGAAATGACGatgcatttcgtcatttcgagccgattggagaccagaacagccaatcagatagttttgcatccaagtctgtgattggctggttttgtgagacaaaaataacgccataggtcacaaaataaacttttaagatattttcatgcgagaatggtgctgtgtaaacttcaaatatctgcttgattcatcaagacatcacatatttccatAAGTGCTCTAACATtttcggagatgcctgttacctatggcgttatttttgtcccactattctgagcgcacgtaaaaaaaattgagcgcacgtaaaacaagtttgcaggtgcaagtgttgcattttgaggagaaatttattttgagcgaagaaaagctgaatttgagtgaacaaaattcattgcagcgtgcaaaaaatgtatttcagtgtttgctattatccacacacacacacacaatagcagcccctctcgctcagtttttgtaTTTGCGCTcacgctctcaacatttctgcccgtgcgcGCTCAACTCTTTGTGTACGCTGTTAtattgtgccacaaaaccacaaTATAACagatggtgatttttcattcttatgtttgtttgtttttgtaacggtataaacaatgaaaggtggtggattagccaattggtcatgatcaactctgggctggaccaattacaatacatccgtaTTGAGAGGAAAAAGAATGCGATtagtcccgtacttcagctagaatgaaaaaaaagacaaagctggagttattctgtctttacgttgcacagctgcctcttctcccctcattctctccccctccctccctctcctgttgctacttcaatcatgaaaccgatcaatgatcagctgatcgtctctcttgtttgtttatctcccactttgcgccagaaagaggaaaccagcggatgtggcgctaaacaacagcagcacgttcaagcttgataagctgttagaatttatttaaaattaatttctagtatcagctgatgtttgctggagccagagctgtaaaaactgctgctcatggtatcggtttggaaacatgaaggtgatacaAATCATGCATATACtgtataccaacaagacagtgtacatcactgtcacaacagcgtttgttttagttcaaaggctttatggtttttcctataatacctggtggtgtAGTCGGTGATTTTTTGTCAGTTGAgctttatatattatgtttaacccgagtgaccacccggtcagctggtgggtaactatcgcgttatttttgtgccactattctgagcgcacgtaaaaaaaaaaaaaaaaaaaaagttgaacccgtcccatctcgatcaagtgacgaggacaacgatgtgaccgtttcaggagatgataaaatatttcttaacaccccgatagcttgctgaagaactcgagtttcttctccccactcaatgctgtcagacacttgaaagtgacccgcgcgtgcttctcagccaatcacagcggtacagacacccagccttccgtttccattaaactccttccctttccactatactctttcattcacatacattattctcttgcatacatatattttcttctgacatgtatacattctcttcttacatacatatattatttgtgagattaaatgcatactgaatgcatgtaaatgagagcaaaatgtaggaatgcataaatgaaaatgcatgtatgttagagtgaaaatttgtaaatatgtacattaaaatacatgtataagagagcacaatattgcaatgtgtgtgttaaatatgtgtaaacatgagaataaaaatatctaaaaataaaaattaaaataaaactatatgagagtgaaagtatatgtatgtgaaagaaaaatatatgtatgtgaaagaagaaagtatgtgtgtgagagtgaaagaatgaattttggcttgtacggcccctcataAACAACACTGCACATTCGCATGTAACAAGTAGTTAGCTCATATTTatacaaatactttttttttttaaatctcttattTCATCCAGTTATCCATTTCACTCAGCAGGAAATATCCTAGATATATGTACAAAGCAACCAAAGAGCTTTTCAAGTTAAACTGATGGAATTTCTTTGACTCGCTGACACAGTCAGCACATTCCATGTCCACCTGCTAAGAGCAGACTTCAGTAAAGGTTTGAAACATTATAAGTAGGTAAGATGAAAGCTGTTGCTGCTGTCTTCAGGTCATTGAGGGAAAAGCTTTTAAACTACAGTAGTAAGGAATACTCCATAGATCAGGCTCTGACTGATATAAAACAGAGCaaatacagcaatgacattccTGTACGGTGATCACCCAAAAATGTAACACTTTGCAGAAGACAGACTTGTCTTCATAAATGACAAATTCTGATAAATCCTGATAAATACATTAGTCTTCATCATGCATTTTGGGGAATAAATTGCTCTATAGATCATGTTCTGAATGATACTGGAACACAACACTCTGTAAAATCTTTATAATGCAgacactaaagaaaaaaaaaaaaaagaatgttggGCAGATAATAAGAGGGAAAAAACAATTAATTTTAGTATAAACAGAtaaactattttttaaatttaagggTAGAATTTATCTTTCTGGCCTGCAAATTATAAATAGCATAATTAATCAGCTATGCTAAAGTGAATGGCAACATATTAAAGAAATtctaacaacaaaaaacataactGCTCTCTCACAAAGAACCCTATACACTGTATATGTTGAGAATTTGCCATTGGCCTTATTTTGCATATTAATATGGAatggaaaatatttttctaGCATTTGAGATCTGAAACAAACCATTGTGAACTGGGTACTATTGTCCCCTTTTTGAAACTGAAAAGTATCTCAAAAAATACTAAAGATATTAGTATTGGTCTATTAATCCCAAACCTAGTTTGTAAAAATGACTTACGTATTGACTTTGGTGATTTGAGGACAATATAACAACAATACAGCATCAGCAGGCCTATGAAGATGACAATGAAGACTCCAAGAGTGAAACCAGCCTGAAATAAAGTCaaaattgtatatttattttaaacttttgccCTCTACACTAACTTTTATTTGCACAAAGTTCGCaaacaaagtttgtttttttatgtgatttTAGGTGTGGTTTTGAATGAGCTGAGAACATCGAGTATGTGAACTGAAACACATCACCTGCTTTATACCCCAAGGCATGCTGAGTATAGATGTACCCATCATTGTGTTCCATATAGCAAATCtgggacaagaaaaaaaacaaacaaacaaataaatcaaagcAGTTAATTGCATCCAGTTAAGTACAAAGAAAGCATGTAGCTTCCACATGCTTTGTGcagtgtatttcacattttactaaTGCTGATAGGGCTTACATGGTGATGATACTGGGGTTTTTAGAGGTATGGTCACTGCCTGGGACCTTGAAAGCTGTTCCCAGTGGACTGTAGATGTAGATCTCATCTGGCTGGGGAATCACATGATCTGGAGGACTCTAGGGAGGAAAAACGGAGAGACTAAAGATGAAGATTTCAGAAAGGTGCATGTCATGACATCTTATAATTACAAAGATAACTTTAATAGCATTCCCCTTATTAAGGTAGGTTagcttcattttcagatcttCAGTTTGTAATTCACTGTTACTACAAaactttgaaaagaaaaagattaggAGATAGCTGATAACCCCTTTCAATCTGAAGTCATAACCATgtagcaataattttttttctgtgagaaTTCACGAAATGAAAAGCAACTATGTGCTAACATATCCAATGGATGGAAACATAATAGCAATAGAAAGGcgaattaaaattattttaagtaaaaataaaaacagatgataAGAGAAACAACAATACAGATGCTTTGATACAGGTGCACTGCATGGGACAACCAGGGCTTAAAGTGGATCTTGGCAGGTGGGAGAATCCCAAGATCTGATGTAGCAGTGCAGCAGGAAAAAGACTCACCTCAAAATGAACAAGTAGATTTGTACTCTGAGCTCTGGTAGTTTTTAcagatcttgttttctttttgaacaGGCTATGTGATCAATTGACCTGTACTGCCTCTATGGCTCTGGGGCAGCTTTTTGTGGATTTACCCCATTGGATTTTCCAATATATTC contains the following coding sequences:
- the slc38a9 gene encoding sodium-coupled neutral amino acid transporter 9 isoform X1; this translates as MEDDSRPLLSSEQTGEDYLQRDSTNSLDFRTKRPFHVERKNIINDGPQETVSAEAAVLNSRLHYYSRLMGSSDRQLSPPDHVIPQPDEIYIYSPLGTAFKVPGSDHTSKNPSIITIFAIWNTMMGTSILSMPWGIKQAGFTLGVFIVIFIGLLMLYCCYIVLKSPKSIPCVDTSDWEFPDVCQYYFGKVGQWSSLMFSMVSLVGAMVVYWVLMSNFLFNTGQFIYNHVHNINVSDSELETNGSEKVICPYPNTNPGGNNTISTLYLSDNGNMSDVNPFERYWSKTNTVPFYLIILLLPLLCLRSASFFARFTFLGTISVVYLIVLVTVKAVRLGFHLEFHWFDKTEFYVPEFRLLFPQLTGVLTLAFFIHNCIITLMKNNKDQENNVRDLSVAYLLVGLTYLYVGVLIFAAFPSPPLFKDCIQPNFLDNFPSSDIMVFVARTFLLFQMITVYPLLGYLVRVQMMGQLFGNHYPSFLHVLILNILIVGAGVLMATFYPNIGSIIRFSGAICGLALVFVFPALVHMITLRRQGMLRWTSAISHSLLILLGVANLVAQFFM
- the slc38a9 gene encoding sodium-coupled neutral amino acid transporter 9 isoform X2, coding for MEDDSRPLLSSEQTGEDYLQRDSTNSLDFRTKRPFHVERKNIINDGPQETVSAEAAVLNSRLHYYSRLMGSSDRQLSPPDHVIPQPDEIYIYSPLGTAFKVPGSDHTSKNPSIITIFAIWNTMMGTSILSMPWGIKQAGFTLGVFIVIFIGLLMLYCCYIVLKSPKSIPCVDTSDWEFPDVCQYYFGKVGQWSSLMFSMVSLVGAMVVYWVLMSNFLFNTGQFIYNHVHNINVSDSELETNGSEKVICPYPNTNPGGNNTISTLYLSDNGNMSDVNPFERYWSKTNTVPFYLIILLLPLLCLRSASFFARFTFLGTISVVYLIVLVTVKAVRLGFHLEFHWFDKTEFYVPEFRLLFPQLTGVLTLAFFIHNCIITLMKNNKDQENNNFLDNFPSSDIMVFVARTFLLFQMITVYPLLGYLVRVQMMGQLFGNHYPSFLHVLILNILIVGAGVLMATFYPNIGSIIRFSGAICGLALVFVFPALVHMITLRRQGMLRWTSAISHSLLILLGVANLVAQFFM